Part of the Rhabdothermincola salaria genome is shown below.
GGTGGCTGCGGGGGTCGTCGCCGTGGTCGCCTTGGCCGGCGACGCAGGGCACGACGATTCAGCTGCCGGGCAGCCCTCCGCCGCCCCCAGCGATATCGATCCCGCTGTGGCTCGGGCCACGCTCGAGTACCTCGAGGAGCCAGGGCGGACGGTTCTGGTGTTCGACGAGGTGGCGGCGGAGGGCATCGTCGAGATGGGCCCGACCGCCGAGCCGGACGTCTGCGATCGGATCGCCGGCGAGCTGTCGGCCCAGGTCGGCAGCAGTGCCCAGCTCCGAGACCTGACCCTCGCCGTCCCCGACGTGGAGCTCACCAACATCGCCCTCGGAACCCAAGCGGCGGCGCTCGATGCGCTCCTGTTCTGCGACGACGCTGCGGCGTTCACCTCCGAGCACGCCGCGGTGACGTCCGGCCGCGAGGCCATGGACGCCCGCCTGGCCGACCTCGAGGTAGCAGCCCGATGAGTGGCAGCCGCGCCCAGCGCCTCGCGCTCGCGACGCTCACCGTGCTCGTCGTCGCCAGCACCATGTTCGGGGTCTCGCCATCTCCGGTGACAGCCGACGAGCATCCTCAGGACCTTCGATGGCTGGCCATGGGCGACTCCTACTCCTCGGGCGAAGGCACCGTGAACGTGGCCCCCGACGGACCGGACAAGTGCCAACGAGCCGACGGCGTCGGTGGCGAACAGCCCCCGTCGAGGGCGTGGCCGATCGTGGCAAGTGACTCCCTCACCGACGCATCGGTTACCGATCTGGTCCTCCGAGCCTGCACGGGGGCCACGACCGCCAACCTGTTCAACCCGGAGGTGCACTTCGGCCTCTTGAACCTCACGACCACCACTCGAGAGCCGCAGTGGACGCCGGCGGATGGCCGCTTCGACCTCGTGACCCTCACGGCGGGCGGCAACGACATCGGCTTCGCCGACACCCTCGCCAAGTGCCTCGCAGGCGGGTTCACGGTGATCGGCGCCACCAGCGTGCTGCGCCGGGTTGCGCCGGTCGCCGACTTCCTCGCGCCTGGCATCGACAGCTGCCTCCTCCAGCCCGAGGAGACCCAGGCCGAGATCGTGCAGCTGGGCGACGACCTGCGACGCTACTTCGAGCACCTCGCTGACCAGGTAGTGCACCCAGGCGGCCTAGTTGTTGTCGCCGGCTACCCCAACCTGGTGAGCGAACCCGACGCCTGGAACCCACAGAAGGTCTTCGCAGGGCGCTGCGAGACCATCAGCCCGGGCGACGCCCGAACGCTGCGGGGGCTGGCCGGCACACTGAACGCCACGATCGGCCAGGCCGCGGCCGACGTGGACGGACGCAACGGCGTCACGTTCACCTTCATCGACCAGCACGCTGAGCTCTACGAGCACGACGGGGAGCACCACAGCCTTTGCGGCCGCGACGACCCTTGGCTCAACGGGTTGACCGCCGGCATCACCAGCGGAGACCGACCACGCAAGGAACGCTCCTTCCACCCACACGACGTCGGCCACACCAGGCTCGGCGAGCTGGCCGCGACACACATCGACGACCACGACTGGAGCAGCCTCGATCGCCGGAGCCCTGCGGAGCGAGCCGCTGCCGGGCGACCGGAACGAACCCAGGTGCTGTTCAGCGACTACGACCGCGCCACAGGTGGGAGCACGGTGTACGAGTTAGACGGCACGACCGTGGCCCGCATCCCTGATGTGGGTGACGTCACGGCGGGCGCGTGGAGCGACGACCGGCGATGGCTGGCGATGATGGGCCACGACCAGATCACCTTCAGGGACGCTCGAACGACAGACCAGCAGGCGCAGCCATGCCCCGCCTGCGACGGTGTGGCCTTCGCCGCCGACGGAATCGCCTGGACGATCACCACCGACGGTGAGCTGCTCGGATTCGACCCGGCCCTACCGAACGACCCGCGTCGGGTGGCAACCGACCTGGCGACCCTTCGCCAACAGGACGTCTTCGACACGGTGGCGGTCCGCGGAGTTGCCGCCGACGGAGGCATCGTGGTGGTGGCGAACCTCGAGCCTCCGTCGGCCTACGGCGGCCCCCAGAGCATCTTGAAGTACCGCACCGACGGGTCGCTCGCGGCCCGGCACGACTCCCAGGCCAACATCGCCCTCCGACACCCCCGGATGAGCGCCGATCGAGGTCAGATGTTCTTCGCATCCGGTGGACGCTCCGGATGTGCGTACCACTTTGAGGAGATCTACCGGCTCGACCTGGCGACGTGGCAGGTCTCGACCATCGGCATCCCCGAGGAACCAGACAGCGTCCGTGTGGCCAACATCATCCCTGCAGGTTCGGAGCTCTGGGCCGTGGTGAGTCTCAACCGCAGCTCCGATGCGTGCGACGACTCCCTCGCCGACCACGAGCTCTGGCACCATGCGAACGGCACCTGGAGCCTGGTCGACCCTGGACCGATCGCCGACACTTGGCCCATGGCGGCCAACCAGAAGTGGGTGTCGATCCCCGAGGGCTACGAGCGCGCGACCTTCAGCGAGGTCGACGGACAGGGCACCCGGATCGCCGATGACGCTCGATTCATCGCCGCGACGCCGGTGGACGATCCAGCGCAGGTCGCAGAGGCCCTGGGACCATGACGTCTGCTGATCCTGCGGCGCCCGGGCCGCAGTTCGACATCCTCATCTCGGAGCTGGCCGAGGCCCGTGACGACGAGCGCTCGATGGTCACCCAGTACGTGGCTCTGGTGAGCATCGGGCTCGCGTTGGTCCTCGCCCTGGCCGTTCTCTTATTCCGAACCTGCCCGGCCGGGTACTGCGAGGATCCATTGGCCTCTGCGGTGCCGGGGAGTTCGTCGGTGGCGGTGGCCGGAGACGCAGCCGTACAGGCGAGCAACCCTTCCACGGGTTCGGTCACCGCGCGCGGCCTCACCATCGTGCCGTCGTGGGTCTACTTTGCGGCGCCACTTCTGCCTGTGGCCCTTCTGTCCTTCGGAGCGCTGCTGTCGGCGGAGCAGACGCTGCGCTCGTACTACGTCCGTCGACTCGAGACGCAGCTGCACGACCTCTCCGGCCAGGCCGAGGATGAACTGCCGCTTCCTTCGTGGGAGCACCTACAGCTCGAGGTGCACGGCCAACGCGACGGGTCCCGTCTTGCCCTGGCGAACTGGAGCCTGCTGTACGTGGTGTTGGTGGGGCTCTTGTTCGGCATCGTGCTCATGGCCACGATCAAGCTGCCGACATGGAGATTGCGGGGCGCCGGCCTGCTGGTCAACGTGGCGATCACGCTCGTTCCGGTGCTGCTCGCGAATCGAGCCCGCAACGGCTATCGGTTGTGGCACGACGCGGAGGCGAAGCTCGGCGAACGCCTGGAGCGGACCCGAGCCGATTTTCCGGACCCTCGGTCCGCGCCTCCCGCGCGTGCTGATTCGAGCTCGTCCATCACTGGGGTGCCAGCCGAACCCGGCGATCCTGCTCCCGCCGACAAGTCGATGGCCGCTGATCGACCCAAGGAAGTGAAGCAGCGCAGTTTCATCGGTTGGCTTCTCGTACCGAGAGCCGGCGAGGAACTGTTCGTGAAGCCGCTCATCGGTCCGATCCTCGCCGTTCTCACGACTCTGCTCGTCGCCGGGCAGTTCGACGATGAGTGGTTCTTGCGCCTCGCGACCGTGTTCCTCGTCTTCGAGTTCGGCGTGTACCAGGCGCGGTACCTGCTCAACGATGTCCGCGACCGCTACCAGGACCGGGCATTGGGAAAACGGCGGATGCCGCTCACTGGAGACGACCAGATCGACAGAGTGCGGGTCGAGCAGGCCTTCCTCGCCTTCGTGGCCCGGCTCACCGGCGCCCTGGCGCTCGCTGTCCTTCTTCCACCCTCGGGTGGCCTCGGACTGCCGTTTCTGGTCCTCATCTCCGTGGGCGTGTTTGCGATCGCCGCGCCGTACGAGCGCCTGCGGAGCGCGATCGACACACAGCAGCCATCACCGACCCTGGTGTGGCTCCTCACCGCCATGGTCGGCCTGGGCTACGGCCTTCGGACGCTGGCGGGACTCTGGGTCGTCGGCGGGCTCTCCCCTCTCAGCCTGGCGGTAGGGGCCATCACCGGCGCCGCGCTGGGAAGCCTCTTCGTCGCCCTGACCTGGGCCCTCGAGTCGACCGGTCGATCCAGTGCCGCGTGGCAAGAGTCCACCAACCACCGGCACTTCGCCATCTTCCGGACCTGGATCGAGACCCGTTGCACCACAGCGATCAACACCAAGACCGCAGTGCTCAAGTCCCGACAGGGGCTAATGGTGCCGTGGTCGATCTGGCTGCTCGTCGCCACGCCGTTCGCATCGGGATTCGTGCTGATCACCGCGGATGAGACGCCATCACCAGCGATCGTCGGAGCGGTGCTGCTCATCGCGTTCGGCGTCGGATGGGGCGGAGCCCTACCTCGAGTCGAGGTGTCTGGTCTCGTCGCGATCAGCGGATTGGCGCTCACGACCGCGTGCCTCTGGTCGCTCGGACCTCGGACTGCGGTCCTGTCCGGGTTGATCCTGATCGGACCACTTGTGGTCTCTGTTGCGTTCAGGAGTCAGTCGTTCGACCAACTGCGAACGCCGCCCATCAAGCTTTCGTGGTTCGTCGTCGGCTGGAAGGTGATGCAGGCATGGTTCGCAACGACCCGTGACGGAGGGCAGAAGAGCGGGGACGAGGAGCCGTCGAGATCCGAGGGTGAACCGGATGCGGGCGCTCCAGTACCACCACACCACTGATCTCGACACGGCGTTCCGCATGGCACGCGACCTGGGCGCGAGCGTCGTCGTCCTCGATGTCCACGGCACCGTGGCGTCCTTCGACGTCCAAGGGGTGTCTCTGCAGCACGCCGCCGCCGAAGCG
Proteins encoded:
- a CDS encoding GDSL-type esterase/lipase family protein, with product MSGSRAQRLALATLTVLVVASTMFGVSPSPVTADEHPQDLRWLAMGDSYSSGEGTVNVAPDGPDKCQRADGVGGEQPPSRAWPIVASDSLTDASVTDLVLRACTGATTANLFNPEVHFGLLNLTTTTREPQWTPADGRFDLVTLTAGGNDIGFADTLAKCLAGGFTVIGATSVLRRVAPVADFLAPGIDSCLLQPEETQAEIVQLGDDLRRYFEHLADQVVHPGGLVVVAGYPNLVSEPDAWNPQKVFAGRCETISPGDARTLRGLAGTLNATIGQAAADVDGRNGVTFTFIDQHAELYEHDGEHHSLCGRDDPWLNGLTAGITSGDRPRKERSFHPHDVGHTRLGELAATHIDDHDWSSLDRRSPAERAAAGRPERTQVLFSDYDRATGGSTVYELDGTTVARIPDVGDVTAGAWSDDRRWLAMMGHDQITFRDARTTDQQAQPCPACDGVAFAADGIAWTITTDGELLGFDPALPNDPRRVATDLATLRQQDVFDTVAVRGVAADGGIVVVANLEPPSAYGGPQSILKYRTDGSLAARHDSQANIALRHPRMSADRGQMFFASGGRSGCAYHFEEIYRLDLATWQVSTIGIPEEPDSVRVANIIPAGSELWAVVSLNRSSDACDDSLADHELWHHANGTWSLVDPGPIADTWPMAANQKWVSIPEGYERATFSEVDGQGTRIADDARFIAATPVDDPAQVAEALGP